The Erigeron canadensis isolate Cc75 chromosome 1, C_canadensis_v1, whole genome shotgun sequence genome segment taaaaataaataaaaaagaaaaatttcttcattattttgcaaaaagaaaagattatatTGACACAAATTTAGTCCCTTCATTCATTATCAAAAatctggtttttttttttttttgatttttaatatttgatcaTTTAATTAATGAGAAAAACCGGTATGCTACTAATGTTTCCCCCTTTGCTAGCATGCTAGTTTACCCTAATTAATACcctttatttgtttttcaatcTTGTTATTGAAAGATCATAACTTTATTAATCTTCTCGtaatacataattttaaaaataatatgggTAATGTTGGGAGTAATAATTCCTCCGGTAGGCGAAGACACGGTAGCCGGCGGGGAAATCACAACCCCCACCAcccacaaccaccgccaccgcctCAACAGCCGCCGCCAGTAATATTCGCTGCCGCAACCCCATACCCTTCACAATATCCAAACCCTAACCCACCATATTACCAGTACCCAGCTGGTGCATACTACCCACCACCGGCGGCGGTGCCGTTGCCGGATCACCACCGTATGCCGATGATGATAGACCCACGGTGGGTGGGTGGGAGGTACCCACCTGTGATGCTTCACCCGACACCTTATGTTGATCATCAAAAAGCGGTGACAATTAGAAATGATGttaatttgaaaaaagaaaGTTTAAAGATTGAAGCTGATGATCAAAACCCTGGAAAGTTTCTTGTTTCTTTCACTTTTGATGCCACTGTTGCTTGCAGGTTCATTCTTCTATgttctatttctttttaattttaatctataaGTTTTCTAGTAAAAAGGTTATTAAAGTAGGAGAAACCTAAGCACCAATCCTGGGCAATGTTCTGTCTTTGGTGATTGAATTGATATGCCATGTgggttttgaatttttatttatttgaaagatGGTATCTTTATTCGTTTCTTCAtagagttcttttttttttttaatcaggaTTTACGAATGATCAAATGATTGCATATTGTGTTTTAATCAGGTTTAGTGCTGTTAGATGTCagatttcatgtttttttagttGGATATAGTTATCTAAATTAGTGTATCATAGAAAGATATGATGTGATGAGGCTCAAGTGGTATTCAACTTTATATAAGCACACAGATATGGAAGAAGCTAGTGTCCTCTTGTGACTCACTTGAAAGATGCCAAGTTCAATTGCCTAATTGGCATCTATGTTATATTCAATGAAATTATGAGTTACAAGTTGATTGGCgaaacttaatatttttttgtgttttgtttgtttgattgaCTTATGAGgaagatttgaaaaatgatctGCCAAACAAGTTGTCTTTAGGTAGAATTGGGTGTGTAAACATCCTTTATTGATCTGCCAAACAAGTTGTCTTTGTATGTCCATAAGTCCATGTTGGTATACTTAAGGGTATTTCTGGTTCCATGAAATTAAATGACTAAGAAATAGTATGAACAAGATTATGAAAGAATGGAATGATCCAATTACATTCCATTTTCATGTTTGGTTTGCATGTAAGAATGCAAAAAGTCATTCAACTTTTCAATCTTATTGcttaatatgtatatttgattGCTGAGAGCCCGATATCTACTTTTCTTTCATATCATTTTTTCGTTAAATGTTTATTAGACGGCATGTTGAGAAATAGTTAAATTGTTTACTTTATATGTATACATTCAGTTTAGATGTTTAGTACAAGTAATTTTTATATCAGATTCTCATATTGATATAGTTATTGTTGTATAGCCTTTCTCCCGTTTACCATAATTTGAGTTTTCCAAACATAAATACCTAAACAGAATATTATCTTgaccgaatatatatatatatatatatatatatagtaatctatactaattataaaaaaaaacccttgttgaaaattacatgagagaaaatgtctaaaatgtcctctcttatctatactatctaatattTTCGCTTAGAACCCTTTAaactattttcacatacactatccccttaacattaattagcatggtacccgcgcaacgCAGTGGCGGTGGCGAGGACGGCGTTCTAGTAGTGTCGGTGACGATACTattggtggcggcggcggtgtcaactggtgtaggttgatgtaaaggtgatagtaaaatattttaaaagataaggacttaaagtgttaattattaaaataagggtttagagtgtaaattatttcattaagggcaaatttggtaatttatagaAACTTTTTCCATAGCAGTTGTTTATTCAGGGCAATTTAGTACTTTTATATGTAACTCTTGTGTAACACTTTCCAAAATTGGGGGATGtgataatttttaaagttaatgTCATTAGGTGCCCGTATGGTTGTCTAAATTATCTCTTTTCACCGtgtgctttttttttccattgcTAGGTATCCCTTACGGTTCATGTTAATTTCATTACCTGCCCTTTTGGCTAACAGAAGTTAGTCTCTCACCGTTTACCCCCCTCACGTGCTCAtcacgtgagggtatttttgtattttgccATTAAAAACCCCCATGTGCATTATTTTACCCCTAAAACACCCAGTCTTTTTTCATCCACCTCCTTTTTAGATCCAGCAACCAAAAGTTTTGTTCATCTTCAATctccaaacaaaacccaaacaAATTAAATCCTAATCTAAAAttaatcatataacaaataaatatcATACTGAAACACTATTATTCCTTTGTTCAATTCCGATCAGAAATCTCATGCTACAAGAGAAAAGACAGccataatatttgtttttcttttccataactatatctatatatgtatctacaagtacacacacacacatatatattctatacaatctataactatatatatatatatacattcacaaTGGATGAAAGGAATCCTGGTGGTGTTCTGGCGTAGGGTGACGGCAGTAGGTGGTAGTTTGCGGGTGCAGACGAGCAAGAGAGAGAGGTGTGGCGGTTTAGGGTTGGAGAGTGGTGCTGCAACAGTGATGGTGTTGTAGTGGTGTTTTGCGGCAGTGCTGTtggatagtggtggtggtgttgtctCAGCGGTAGCAAGAAGAGATGTGGCTTCTTTGTGTTcaattttcaaacttttggttGGTGGTGTAAGGTAAGATAAGGATGACTGAAATTTGGCCTTGAAGAAGAGAAATGCTTGGTGGGTCTTTAGCTGAATCGGGTCCAACACAAACACAtacatgatattttattttggtCAACCAATagtataaaatgttttatatacatatatatttttttttattataaaaggcTGAAAATATAAGTGGGTGTTAGATGATTATGGTGATTTGTTGTTGTTAGGTATATTGAGAAAAGTGAGTTTGATGAAAGAAAGATGGGTTTGATCTaaaaaagaatatgaaagaGGAATGAGATGGTGTTTCAAATGCATTAAGTACGAAAATACCcttcatgtgcaatgcacatgggGGTTTTAACGGAGGAAGACTAACGTTTGTTAGCCAAAAGGGCAggtaatgaaattaaaatgaacCATAGGGGTCCCCTAGCAATGAAAAAAAAGCATAGGGTGGAAAGAGATAATTTCGACAACCACAAGGGCACctaatgaaattaactctaatttttataaaggagtatagatgattaaattacactatcaattttttatcttttaaaatcccattaaccctttaaatcaattacttgtatatcaattatctacaccactcaacgtcgcccccaccaccacactattgccgccacaaccaccgtcgcattgcgcgggtacgcTGCTAGTATATTATGAAGTTTTTCTCAGAAAAGTACTTACGTcacatttttgtttaattagttatttaatCACGTTggatatgaaattaaaatgtatactTTATGCTCCATGCAGCATCACCATATATTTCTTTGCAAAAGAGGGAGAAGGTTGCGACCTAACCACAGTTAAAGAAGATACGATTCCTCCAATCACCATTAGCTTTCAACAAGGTTTAGGTCAGAAATTTAGACAAACACCAGGGACCGGAATAGACCTCTCTTCACATGAGCAATCTGAGTTATTGAAAGGTATTGAAACAGGAGTGTACCCTCTAGCAGTGAAGGCAGAAGCAACCCCAAGTTTATCAGAAGACGGAAAACAAGTTCCCGGTGTCAGTAATTCACAGATAACCGATGCAGTGTTTGAGAAAGTTAAGGGTGAATACAAAGTTAAAGTAGTGAAACAGATCTTATGGGTGAATGGAATAAGATACGAGTTGCAAGAAATTTATGGGATTGGGAATTCAGTTGAAGGTGGTGATTTTGATGCCAATGATCCTGGTAAAGAATGTGTTATCTGTTTATCGGAACCTCGAGACACAACAGTCCTTCCTTGCCGTCACATGGTATGAACGTATCTTGTAGCATTTTGACAgttagaaaatgatttatccaTAGTTTATCAAATTGCCTTATGGTGATCTAGTTGCAgaaaatttctaaaattttgatCATATTGTGTATGGCTAAATAACTTCATGAATTTGATTTCAGTGCATGTGCAACGGCTGTGCTAAAGTTCTGAGGTTTCAAACAAACCGGTGCCCCTTATGCAGGCAGCCGGTTGAAAGGCTTCTGGAAATTAAGGTCAACAATGGTGCCGAAGATTGAGGTTCAGATGTCAAAAATCTTACCATGGCTTTTGCTCCCCTAAAGAAGCACCAAATTGAAAGGAAGAGAACGAAAAGGAAGCAAATCGCGGCACCCGCATGAAGTAGTAAGTCTGGAATAATGTAGGTATGCTGATTGTCCAAAATCAATGGTTGTGAGTTGATAAGAATGAGGAGTTATGCACATTTATTATGATTTGGTTTGGTGCTTAATGGCACAATGGTTTTAGAGTGCTGGGTTTGAAATATACAAACATACAACGCTGTATAAGTTTACCTTTTGTCCGATTTATCTGGTTAATGAAAGTGTAGATATGTTCTCTCATTTGATATGATTGTCTCTACAATGTTGACATCTTATGCCTTTATAGTGTAATATCTCTATGTTTTCATCTTGGTTTCTAGTTTGCTTAATCTTCCTATTTTCTGGAATGCTGAACTTCTACTAAATCTTGCTCCAAGATGTTGAGGTAGAAAGAAAAATTGTCATTGGAGTCATAGATGAGTTATGAGTTTTCAAAGATCTTGAAAGATGTATGCTagtttcaatttatatatagtgtttaCAATATCTGAAAGTTTCTATAAACATAACTAAAGATACTTGTTCGTACTAACACTATATCATTTTAACCATTTAAATTTCAGAGTATACATCTATCTTGAGACAACAAACAAtctctatttatttataaagaagcCTTGCTTCTAGAAGAAAATTTGAGAAAAGATCTGTTCCTGCGCCTCTTTCTAGAAACAATGAGGTATGCTTTTTCTCTTACCCTGCTTCCATCTTTCCCTGTCTTCTACCTTCTTTTACATTCTCTTGCAATGGGTGTTCTCCAAAGTAATGAACAACAAATCTGTTCATCCCCGATTCACTTTCTTCAACCCTACTTCCTGATTATAAGCATCCCATCTTCTATATGGTTTTTTGATTCTCCCAAACgatcaacaaacaaaaacaaaatagcaATCAAGAATTTGTTTTCGAGTTGTGTTCCACAATCTCTGGTAATGTTTCCCAATTTCTCTTAATTGtatgttttgattttgatcGTTCTTGAATTGGGTATGTGAAATACCCCATCTTTCACCGGATTGTGTATCGGCGGTATTATTGGGGATTTCAAATTgtgattgtttttctttttggattaAAAGACACTCATCATGAGATTCTGAATGAGATTAGAGTATTTAAACTGTTTAAATTTTTTCCAATAAAGTAATAGCCTTTACACTTTTCTGAAATTACAATTAATCAAGTCATAACATGTGACTTTCTTTGAATGACACCGATGTTCCATGTTCATTTTACATGTTTACAAACATATTCAAATGGTTTTTTACATCTTTGTCTTGATTATTTTGAAACATTGTTTCTTACATCTCCTTCAATGTGGACGTGGGGTGTTCTTGTCCGATCAaatatatgtaatgaaaatgagTAACTTTCCTGTACATTGtcataatatattttatctCAAGAGCTTTGAATTTTACTTTTTGTGCACATCAATAAAGGATCCATGAGTAACCTATTGCTTCTAAACCATTGGCTAAGGAATGATCCAATTGCATCACATGTATGTTAGCTAATAATTGGGCCTTTCTTTCTTGACAACATTTATATATTGACTTAACATAAAGTGTATATAGGCAAAATCTTGGTATGTTACTATTGTAATTGTCAAATCTGGAATATGAGGGGAAGAAGAAAAATCTTGGTATGCCTTAACAAGCTAACAGTGTCTTTGCTGTAAATTTAGATGGTTAAAAATAAGGAGCGTGAATTTATACGAGGTTAGAGTTGTTGTTAACTCATTTGGGTCAATATTTTCATGCTTAGAGGTTTGTCTCGTCATTCTTCAGTTTGTTTCTCTGATAAACATATAGTTCTTTATCTCCTTCACAAAGTATCTATCTTTTGGCATCATGTGTATGCCTTTATAATGTCTTTGCTGAATGTATCTGAGGTTGGAGCTGCTGTTAACTCAGGTCAATTCATTCTTAGAGGTTTGTCTCATCGTACTTTTTACGGATTTTTCTAATAGATGTTGCGAAGGGCCTTGCCAAAAACCTAGAATATCAAGGTATATTtacctatatactaaaaaccaacttaGTTTTTACAAGTTGATATGCACAAAGTACAATATACAAGCATATTTGCATAAGTTACAACCATATAACTTGCGTGCTTTATCTCAGCacctttttttccctttttctaTTTCTCTTGGTACACCCACCACACCTATTCTTATCCGAGTGTAAAAGAAAAAGCCCCCAAAAGCAAAGCTAAAAGTACAAAGCCTTAGGCATCAAATACAACCCCCTTATAGCATGACATTAGGCTCAAGGGTATTTtcttaacttaaaaaaaacgcCACCAGCTCCGCCATCTCCAGTATAATTGTCGTCGTCGGTCGCCGTTATGTTTTTATCATTAACAAAATCAACATCAAAAAACTCTGAACAACTTCAATGGAtgtaaaaagaaagagaaagattaTGAATAACATGGTGTTAATAACAAAAaggatttttaaaaagttatcttcatcatcatggGCACCACCTctaaatctaaaaaataaaaaagaagaaagatgaaTAAGGTTCTAATTTGGTATGTGCGGCTGCGACGGAGTATTGGCCTGCCATTTTCGCCGGCTGGTACAAAGTTTTGTAATAGATGAAAATTTTGTTTCTGCAACAACAAACTAAAGGAGAAAGACGGTGGGAAATGGAGGCATGGAAATCAAATTAGATAAGACAAGAAGACAAATGCGTTTTTCCTTAGCCGATTGATTCTAGGGGAGAGACTAAGAGAGAAGCAAAGAAagttgtttttcattttatggtTTTTGACTCATTGGTACTAGACAACAGATTTTATTATGACATAAtgataaaaaatgagaaaagatGATGGACATGTGTAATCAGTTTGTAAAAGGTGTCTTACATGTTTTATGTGGaattttagtttatattgtATAATGTAAAAGTTAACTCAACTGATTAAGAATTTTTATCTTACAAATGCTTGAGTATTTTAACATAAACAAAAGTTCAacaatacataatttatatgcttttactttataaagatcttaatacatttataaataGATAATGTATATTACGTACTTAAAGAAAGATTAAAATAGGTATACGCGTAACGTTGAATCGATGATGGCTGTAACAGCAATGGATGGTGATGATGACAGCAAACTCTTGATTGAGTATATTAAGCCATTTAAAAGTAGTTTCGGCAATTcgcatgtttcttttttattaactttCAACTTGGATTAAagaatttctttttgaaatagTACTAATAACACATGTAAAATTGAATCCTAAATTTATAATGAAAgttttgtattattttaaataCCTGCTTGACTTTTCTCAATTAagattttgatacattattaaTGTGTATTAAAATATGCAACAACATAACATACGTCAAAACTTATGAATAATTTACCTATGATAATTAGCGTTTTCTGCGGCAACGCACGGGTTGAGTTACTAGTATCTTATCTAGTTTTAAACTTTCgtttttgtacatatataacACCGCCTGCACTATTCATGTAGTTTATCAAGTGCATATTATCACATGTCACTTTGATGGTTTGATGTCTTTTTGACTATATAGTGTGCATACCTTTATATTAGACACAACAATTTTGACCTATTTACTTGTGAATAGTTGACTTAGACTGTGTTTTTTTAACCTGAAAGGAGTTAGTCAAATGggtgaagaaaataaaattagcTATAAAAAGAATGGGTCAAAAGCTTTTGTACAAGCCGTAGGGTGAAACTCGCTGTCTATATTTCATACACCCTCTTAAGCCTTagaatcttaatatatactataagacagttgaactaataac includes the following:
- the LOC122583816 gene encoding probable E3 ubiquitin-protein ligase LOG2, with the protein product MGNVGSNNSSGRRRHGSRRGNHNPHHPQPPPPPQQPPPVIFAAATPYPSQYPNPNPPYYQYPAGAYYPPPAAVPLPDHHRMPMMIDPRWVGGRYPPVMLHPTPYVDHQKAVTIRNDVNLKKESLKIEADDQNPGKFLVSFTFDATVACSITIYFFAKEGEGCDLTTVKEDTIPPITISFQQGLGQKFRQTPGTGIDLSSHEQSELLKGIETGVYPLAVKAEATPSLSEDGKQVPGVSNSQITDAVFEKVKGEYKVKVVKQILWVNGIRYELQEIYGIGNSVEGGDFDANDPGKECVICLSEPRDTTVLPCRHMCMCNGCAKVLRFQTNRCPLCRQPVERLLEIKVNNGAED